The window TTAGATACTGACCTAGGCGAAAGAAATGATTTGTCCCAAATAGAATCTGAAAAAGCGAATTACCTCCAAAACAAGCTAAAAAATTGGCTAGCAAGTACAGATGCAAGGCTACCAATGAAGAAGAATATTAATTGATATTGAATTCCATCTAACAAACAAACAATCCTTTAATACTTTACCACTGAATTTATAAAAGCGCCATTCAATGCAATTGATTGGCGCTTTTTTTGTGAATCTTCATGGTACATCGTACTTGGTACTTGGTACTTTGTACTTTTTACAAAATCAAACATCCTTTACGCATCTAAAACCTACATTAGAAGTTCCTGAATACACATCTTGCCCTCTCCTGGCACTTGGACGATAATTGATACAATAGTCATCAGCACACAAGAAAGATCCTCCTTTGATGACTTTCTCAATGGCATAAGGGTTTTCTGGATTATAGCATTTTGAAATAGAGGTGTCTAATGCTGGCGCCAAGGCTTTTTCGCGCATAAAAGCGGCTGCATCAAACCAATCCGAGGTCAATTCCCACACATTACCGATCATATCATAAAGTCCAAAATCATTCCCAGCAAAAGAACGAACTGGAGCTGCTCCTTCAAAACCATCAATACCTTCATTTTGATAAGGAAATTCACCTTGAAAAGTATTTGCTCTAAAACTACCAGAAGGATTTAATTCATCACCCCATGGAAATCGACTATTGTTCCCTCCCTTAGCAGCATACTCCCATTCAGCTTCGGTAGGAAGTCTTTTTCCTGCCCATGTTGCGTAGGCCTCTGCATCTTCCAAAGCAATATGAACTACAGGATGATTCTCTTTTCCTTGAATATCGGATCCAGGGCCTTCAGGCTGCTTCCAATAGGCACCAGGAACCCATTGCCACCATTGGCTGATGTCATCTAAGCTTACTGCTTGATCTGGTGCTACAAAAACCAATGAACCAGCTACAAGTAAAGATTCATCTGGCTTGGGAGTTCCGGGAGGCAAAGTCTGCTTCATTTCTTCCCAATCAGGCTTTCTTTCTGCTACTGTCACATAGCCTGTTGCTTCCACGAAAGCTGCAAATTGCTTGTTGGTCACTTCCGTCTCGTCCATCCAGAAGCTTTCAACCTTTCGCAAGACCGCCGGCCTTTCACTTGGATAGGAATTAAGATCATTTGTTCCCATTGAAAAATCGCCACCTTGAATCAATACCATTCCATCCATTTTCTTGGATTCGTTTGAAACTTCCACAGCTACATTTCCATTTTGAATACTATTTTCACAGGCCAAAAGACCGCAGCAAACAAATACTAGGAAGAAATTGAAATATCTCATTTTTAATCATTTTCTATTCTCGAATCGAAAGGTAAGGTTTTGCAATCTAAATTTAAAGGTCAAATAAATATTCCAAGGGTTAAAAACCATCAAAGTGCTTCTTCGAAAGGTTCATTATTAAAAAATATCGTGCAGATTCAATTCCATCCCAAAAACCGCCTATTTCATCACATTTTTTTGTCTGAAAATACTGTGATGTCTATCCTTGTATCATGTTAAAATGAATGACATGAAAAAAAAGCATCAAGTTTATTATTGGATTATCTTCTTAGGCATTCTTTACAATTTCATTCTACTTGCTAGGAGTCAAAAGAATCCTTCTAATAATATAACAGAAAGTATTTCTGAAGAAACTCTCTCAAATCCAGTATCAATCAATGATTTTAGAAAACTATGAAAGACAAAATTTTACCTTTTAGACAAATTGAATGGTGGGTAGTCACTTTCCTTTTTGTGAGCATCATCCTCTCCAATGTACTTTCCTCTCCAACTTTTAGTCTAAATTATGAGCAAGGAGCCATTTATTTTGCCAAGATTTTCATCCCTTTAATCTTTCTTGCTACTTTTTACTTATTTCATATCAAAGTGTTTCCTACTTACATAAAAGATGGAAAAACAGCAAAATTTATCATTTACACCATTTTAATATTTCTTGGATCATTTATAAGTATTGGCGCATTTTCAGTTAATGCAAGGTTTACAGATGATTTTATCTTACCTTTTTATTTCAACTCTCTTTCCATATATGCAGGATATGGAGCCCTAACTTATATACTCAATCAGCTATTGATTAAAAAAGAGAATAACTTAACCTATGCTTACAATGTCTTAAGATCTATATTGATCTACATTTTTGTAGTCATTTTTCTTATACAGTTTCAAAGAATTGCTGGTGAGTTTGTAGCCATATTGTTTGTGTTTATAATCCCTTCTTTGATTGGATTGATTTTTTATAATTTCTTTTTGATTTATGGAATGCAAAAACAGAATCGAAAAGGTGAAGCAACTGCCTATTTGGTTTTGTTGCTATGTATCATTGCAGGAATATTTATTACAATAGCGATAGTAGAACAGGCTGGCGAAGCTTTAATTGCTGGCTTGATCTTGATTATTGCCATTGTGGCTATCATATTCCCTGTTTCAAACTTCTTTTTTAGAAAATACGATAACTACCTAGGTCAGTTAGATAGCCTAACTGTCAAGGTTGGTCAAGGTACTGCTAATATGGCATTTTTAAGATCTCAAATCAATCCTCATTTCCTCTTCAATGCGCTCAATACGCTTTATGGAACGGCATTGCAGGAAAATGGTGAACGAACCGCCGAGGGTATCCAAAAACTAGGAGACATGATGCGCTTTATGCTCCATGAAAATAATCAGGACAAAATCCCTGTTATCCGTGAAAAGGAATACCTCGTCAACTATGTAGATCTACAGAATTTGAGGATCAAAGAGCAAGAGAATATTGAAATCCTCTTTAGCCAATCAGAAGAAAACTGTCCGGGAGAAATCGCTCCGATGCTTTTGATTCCTTTTGTAGAAAATGCTTTCAAACATGGTATCAGCTTTCAGAAAAAATCATGGATCAAAATCGGTTTACGCTGCCTAGATGGTTCTGTACACCTTGATGTAAACAACAGCATCCACCGAAGCAATGACGAAGATCCAGAGAAAAAATCCTCAGGTATAGGTTTAGAAAATGTCAAACAAAGACTCAAACTCCTCTATCCTGACAAGCATGAACTTATCATCAGAGAAAATGAATTGGAGTATTTTGTACATTTGAGTGTGAAGCTTTGAAATAGACGTGAGATATGAGACGTGAGACTTAGTCTTGAAGTATAAGAATATAAAATAGGTTTGAGACATTAGAAATTAGAAGCGAGAAATTAGAAAAAAGAGACAAGAACCAAGAGAAAATTACCCTCATGTCACCAAAACCCTTCAAATTTTACAATCCGCCACGCCTGTGCGCCTACGGCGTAGCGGACAAGTTCTTTCAATCTCGACCTACTTCACAGATCTTTCGATCTCTAACAACCTTTGAACTTTCCAACATTTAAAACGATTCCCAATCTAAAATCTGACTTCTAAAATCTAAAATTAAATGTTAACAGCAATCGCAATAGACGACGAACCCATGGCTTTGGAAGTGGTGAAAGCCCATGCTTCCAAGGTACCTTTTCTTGAGTTAAAGGAAATATTTACAGATGCGATCAAGGCTCTGGAATATCTGAAAAGCAATCAGGTGGACTTGATATTTTTGGATATCAAAATGCCTGATATTTCAGGATTAGAGTTGGCAATTTTGATTCCAAAGGAAACCATGGTCGTATTCACCACAGCTTATTCCGAGCACGCTGTCAAAAGCTTTGAGTTGGATGCTATAGATTATTTGTTGAAGCCCTTTAACTTAAGTCGTTTTCTAAAATCCTGTCAAAAAGCACAAGAACTATTTGATTTGAAAAACGGACAAAAACCATCTTCCGACTCAATTTTTATCAAAACAGGCTCGGAACAAGTGAAAATAAATTTTGATGAGCTCTTGATCTGCGAAGCAAACGGAAACTATGTGAATTTTCACCTGAAAGAACATAAAATCCTCAGCAGAATGACGCTTTCAGAAACTGAGTTGCTACTTCCTTCCCATTTTATCAAAACCCATCGCTCCTATTTGGTAAATACAGATAAAATAGAAAAAATAGAAAGACATCAAGTTTCACTACAAGGCAAACACGCTCCAGTTAGCAATGGCTTTTATGATGATTTATTGGATAAATTAAATAAACCTTAGTGTAGCGTAATAATTGAGCTATACGTCATTTTTTTTACTAAATCTTTTGAAAATCTTCTTGAAGAAGTTTTCGTTTTTCTCAACCACTGGGTAATCATCCCCTAACAAATAACCGTAAGCTGCCAAACTTGGTATCCTTTCGAAGATGATTTTCAAGAGTCCTACCATGGGAATAAATAAAATCATTCCTGATATCCCCCAAATGTAACCCCCAAGTAAAATTGCCAAGATAACAGCAAAAGCATTTACTTTCACTCTAGCACCTACGACTAAAGGAGTGATTAAATTATTCTCAACAAGCTGAATCATCCACAAAAGCAACATGGTAGCCAAAGGATAAAAAAGGCTGTCTGTGGTCAGTAAGACATATAGTATCAACAATAATGAACTTAAAAATACGCCCACAAATGGAATCAAGTTCATCACTGACACAAATACAGCAAAAAGCAAAAAATACTTTACCCCAAGTAAATACAATACAACCCCCGCCATCAAACTCACAATAAAAGTAACAATCAACATCCCAAAAAGATAATTTTGAATCACCTTACCAGAGTCCTTTATGAAATTTAGAATTGAAGGGCTTTCTTTAGATGATCTTCTTTTTAAAAATTCTACAAAGAAATCTCTATAATAAAGCATTAAAAAAATGAAAAGAGGTATTATACCTACTAGCACAAGGGATCTTCCTGCTCCAAAGAGTGCTGACTCAAGTTTTTTTTGACTCAAAAAAGAAAATTCAAGAGGAATATCTGAACCCAAGCCAATCGCTCTTTCAATTTCTTTCAGGTAAGAATTTATTTTGGTCTCAAAAGAAGCCCTAATCTCGGGTATATCTTTAATCAAACCTACCACCTGATCTGTCAAGATGTACAATAAAGCGACTGCGGTGGCTGTAATGGAGATCAAGGTTATTGCTATCGAAAATGACCTTGGAACACGTTTTTCTTCCAGCCAATTTGAAATGGGATAGAGTGCAAATGCAAAAAAAGCTCCCCAAACTAGCGGAAGCAAAATCACAGAACCTTCTTTCATGATGACAATGATCAGAATAAAAAGAAGAAAAGAATACGCTACTTTTTGTATGGGTTTGATGTCGATAGAGCTCATAGTGGGTCAGGATGATTTCCTGACATTAAGATACGATGCAGGCGAGTTTAAAAAAATAATCTTTCTTCATTTTTTAAATAAAAAAGCTTGAATCTTCGTTCAAGCTTTTTACTTATTACATAATGTAAATAACTAGTAGTGTTGTATTTAAATCCATATTTTAAAGACCAAATACTTTGAAAATCTAAAATATTATTAATCAATTACATTCTTTCTAGTACCGTATTTAGACGTGGTTGGTTTTTCCTGAAATTCTGGACTTTTTTCAACCTTTGGATTTTGTCTTGGCTTGAATCCACTCGGAGTATCTGGGTTTTCGGGATCTCTTACAACATGGGACTGAGCAGTATTTTCCCTTGGTCTTCGATTAGGCTTTTGTTCAGTTTTAGGTTGATTTGATTTTTTATATCCTGAAGAGCTAGATTTTTTTTCCTTTTTGAAATCTCCTCTAGAATTTGAGCTACTTGAAGCCGAGTAGCTCGGGCCAGACTCAAAGCCTTCTGGTAAAGGGACTTTTTCTATTTCCATTCCAATCAACTTTTCAATGTTATTGAATTTGAATTTATCCTTCTCATTGATAAAAGTAATCGCTTCTCCTTTGCTATCTGCTCGGGCAGTTCTACCCACTCTGTGCACATAATCTTCTGGATCATTTGGCGTGTCAAAGTTGATCACCAATTCGATTCCTACCACATCAATCCCTCGAGAAATGATATCCGTTCCTACCAAGATTCTCAAGTTTCTATTCTTGAACCTTGACATGATCTGTTCTCTTTCAACCTGCTCTAAATCAGAATGAAAAGCCTCTACTTCAAAATCCTTTTTCAAGACTTTAAACAGACTCTTCACCTTATCTTTTGTAGATGCAAAAATGATCACAGCTTCATAATCTTTCTGTCTCAGGATATGCTTGACAAGATCTTCTTTTTGCGTATCATAAGCCAAGTATGCAGTCTGAGTCACTCCTTCTGCTGTCTTACCTAATGACAAACTTATCTCTTCAGGATTATTCAAAAGCTTCTTGGAAAATTGTCTGATTTTTGGAGGCATGGTAGCCGAGAAAAGAATCGTCTGTCTGTTCTTTGGTAAGTAATTCACGATTGTCAGCAAATCATCTGAGAACCCCATATCGAGCATTCTATCAGCTTCATCTAGGATCAAATGCTGTAAGCTGTCCAAATTGATTTTTCCACCTGCTAATAATGCAATCAACCTTCCTGGCGTAGCGACAACAATCTCCGCTCCTTGCTCAAGAGCACGTTTTTGCTGCTCCCATACCAATCCGTCACCGCCACCATAGATAGGGATCGAACTAATCCCTAAAAAATAAGCGAAGCCTTGGATCTGTTGATCAATTTGAATGGCCAATTCACGAGTTGGTGCCAAAACCAAGGTATTCAGCTTATTTTCGCCTGACTTAGCTATTTTATTCAAAACAGGCAAAATAAAAGCTGCTGTTTTCCCAGTTCCAGTTTGGGCACATGCAATGATATCTCTTCCCTCCAAAATAATGGGAATTGCCATCTCTTGTACTGGGGTAGGTTTTTCGAAACCCATAGCATCTAGACCTTCTTGTAAAGACGCTTCAAAATTAAAACTATTGAAATTCAAAATTGTGATGATTTTAAGTATATAAATAAGCCCATGCAATCAATCCAAATTGCAATGGAAGTCGGAGCAGTAATGCCCATTTTGGAATGCCTTTCGCTCCTTTTTGATACATATAAAGATTTGCAGGAAATACCGCTATCAATAAAATGATTATCCCAAAAGCTGCATAAGTCCTTGTTTGTGCAAACAACAAACCTAAACCAAAAAGAATCTCAAAGGCACCAGCCAACAAATTCATTAATTTTGGATTGGGTATATAAGGCGGGATGATGCGGAGATACATCTTTGGTTTTAGAAAATGCATCACTCCAGCTAAAACATATAATCCACTCATTAAATAAAGAAAAAATGAATACATGTAGAATTGTTCTGCTATTTGGTGATCAATGTATATATTGAGACTAAATGTATCACAATACTCTCACATTAGCAATTATCACTCCCAAAACCCTATAAATAAGCTTGTATGAAACAGATATTTACACTTCTATTCTGCTTTTGTATTTTTTCAAATTCCTTTTCTCAAACCCAGAAACCACAATTACACGGTAAACATTGGATGGCAATCACTGGAAAACCACTTGGAGCAACTGCAGGTGCAACCACCTTTGCCAAAGGCGGAAATGCCGTTGATGCAGCTTGTGCTATGCTCGGTGCTGTCTGTACCATGTGGGATGTGCTGAGTTGGGGCGGAGAAACACAAGCGCTCATCTACAATCCAAACACAGGAAAAGTCATTGCCATCAATGCCATGGGGTATGCTCCAACAGACGCTACTCCAGAATTTTTCAAAGAAAAAGACATGAACTATCCACCTGAATTCGGGCCACTTGCAGCAACCACGCCTGGCACACCAGGAGGATTAATGACCATGTTGGCAGAATACGGAACGATGTCATTGGCGGAAGTTTTGGCTCCTGCTATGGAAATGGCCAAAGGCTATCCAATCGAAGCACAAGCAGCCAATAGCATCGAAGCGCAAAAAAATAGAATCAAAGATTGGCCTTATTCCAAGAAAGTATTTTTACCCCATCTAGGAGAAGAAAGAGAAGCCCCATACCCTGGAGAAGTGTTTGTTCAGGAAGATTTGTATCAAACCTTATCAAAATTAGTAGAAACTGAAAAAGAAGCCTTAGCTGCTGGGAAAAGTAGAAAAGAAGCTATTTATGCAGCTTACGAGAGATTCTATAAAGGTGATATTGCAAAAGAGATCGTACGAGGTACCAGAGAACAAGGTGGTTTATTCACTGAACAGGATTTGGCCAATTGGAAAGTAAAAATTGAAGAACCATTATCTGTAAACTACAAGGGAATCGATGTTTATAAATTGCAGGAATGGACCCAAGGTCCGGCATTGCTACAATCATTGAACATATTAGAAAACTTTGACTTGAAGTCAATGGGATATAATTCTGCTAATTACATCAACACAGTTTATCAGGCCATGAGCTTGGCATTTTCTGATAGGGACTTTTATTATGGAGATCCAGATTTTGGACCTAAGAGCCCAATGAATGGCTTGCTTTCAAAAGCTTACGCCAAAGAAAGAGCAAAATTGATCACAGAAAATAATGATCCCAAAATCGGCCCGGGTGATCCGTATCCATTCCAAGGTGAAAGCAATCCTTTTATGAATTTGCTCAAAACCAGAAATGATGTTTTGGCTTATGACAGACCTGAGCTACCCATCCAAGGTTTAGATGATCCATTTTTGGAGCATTTCCTAAAAGGTACCACCACTATCCAAGCCGCGGATGAGGAAGGTTGGGTGGTTTCCATCACACCTTCAGGTGGTTGGATTCCTGCTGTGATTGCAGGAAATACTGGAGTTGGCTTAAGCCAAAGGATGCAAAGCTTTGTTTTGGATGAAAAATTGAACCCCTTCAATGTCCTTGAACCCAATAAAAGACCTCGCGTAACGCTGACACCAAGCATGGCACTGAAAGACGGAAAACCATTTCTTTCCTTTGCGGTTCAAGGCGGAGATACTCAGGATCAAGATTTGCTGCAAATGTTCTTGAATATCGTTGAATTTGACATGACTGTTCAGGAAGCTGCTGAAGCTGCAAATATCCACAGTTATCAGATGCAATCATCTTTCGGCGCCCATGAAAGCAAACCCGGTTCCATCACCCTCAACACCGAAGTCCCATCTTGGGTACGCAACAATTTGAAAAAAAGAGGTTACAAAATGGATTTCCAAAACCGAACTTCCGGGCCACTCAATGCCATTTGGTTTGACTGGAAACACGGTACCTTCTGGGGCGGCTCCAGCAATCATGGGGAAGATTATGGAATTGCCTGGTAGGTTTTAGGTGATCAAGTGATTAGGGAATTAGTTGATTAGGTTTAAAAGTTTGGAAGACGCTTGAGGAATGGCGTCTTTCAATTTTTTTTTGGATCTGAGAATTATAAGATTTTAAAATTGAAAAATTCATCATTGGTCATATCGAACAAAGTGAGATATCTCCTTTAAGTCGATATGACTTCAAAGTATCAATTACATTTCTCATAAATCTAAAATCTACGCTCTAAAATCTAAAATCATTCTTAAATCTGCGAAATCCGCGGAATCTGCGTGCTCCCCTCTTCGGGCTTCCGAAACAATCTTCTATATTTGCAAATTCAAAAAAACAAAACGATTACAATGAACAACTTTATCGAAGAATTGCGCTGGAGAGGAATGCTTCAGGACATGACACCAGAAATCGAAGAACACCTGAATAAAGGAATGGCTTCTGCATATCTGGGTTTCGATCCTACTGCGGATTCTTTGCATATCGGGCATTTGGTGGGTGTGATGACACTTTTACACTTCCAAAAAGCTGGTCACAAACCTTTTGCACTTGTCGGTGGCGCTACAGGAATGATTGGTGATCCTAGCTTCAAATCTGCCGAAAGGAATCTTTTGGACAAAGCCACACTCGATCACAATATCGCTTCTATCAAAACCCAATTGGGTAAATTTTTGGATTTCAATCAAGGTTCTGAAAACAAAGCTGAACTAGTAAACAACCATGATTGGATGGCTGAATTCTCTTTCTTAGATTTTATCAGAGAGGTTGGAAAGCACATCACGGTTAATTACATGATGGCGAAGGATTCTGTGAAAAGGAGACTTGAAGATGGAAATGGATTATCATTTACAGAGTTTACTTATCAGTTGATCCAAGGATATGACTTTTACCATCTTTGGAAAAATAACAATGTAAGCATCCAACTAGGTGGTTCCGATCAGTGGGGAAATATCGTCACTGGAACAGAGATGATCCGAAGAATGGGTGGTGGCTCAGCTTATGCTTTGACTGTCCCTTTGATTACCAAAGCTGATGGAACGAAATTCGGTAAAACTGAAGGAGGTTCTGTATGGCTTGACCCTGAGAAAACATCTCCTTATGCTTTCTACCAATTTTGGCTGAATGTATCAGATGAAGATGCATCCAAGTACATTAGAATTTTCACGACGCTGGATCAAAATACGGTAGAGCATTTGGAAAAAGAGCATCAGGAAGCGCCACATTTGAGAGCTTTGCAAAAGGAAATAGCCAAGCAAGTGACAATTATGGTTCACAGCGAGCAGGATTATGAAATGGCATTGAAGGCCTCTTCCATCCTATTTGGTAAATCATCTACTGAAGATTTAGCATCTTTGGATGAAAGAACATTCTTGCAGGTTTTCGATGGTGTACCTCAAGTTCAAATTTCAAAAGCTGAATATGATGCTACAGGAAATGTTTTGGATTTGTTGGCCGAAAAAGCTGGCAATGCGATTTTCCCTTCCAAAGGTGAAGGTAGAAAAATGATCCAAGGTGGAGGTGTAAGCATCAATAAAGAGAAAATCATGGATCCGAATGCTGCTGTTGAAGCTAATCTTTTGCAGAATAAGTACCTACTGATCCAAAAAGGAAAGAAAAACTACTACATCATCGAAGTAAATTGATAAATAGAATTCAATGATTTCTTTCATTGATATAAAAAACAAAACAGGCAATTAGGGTCTTCCTTTTTGCTTGTTTTATTTTTGGACATAATCTTGATTTTTACATTAAAAATCTTTCAAATTTTTTACTCCTCATTTCCATCTGTTTAAGAATCACGATTAGTTTTTAGATTAAATTTTTGAATTATGTTTAATATATTTGAATATAATTCAATAAAAAGAATATCATGGGAGCACAAGAGAGAACACAGAGAGAAAAAGCGATATTAGAGTCTGCAATCAAACTTTTTAACGAAAAAGGCTATCATGCCACAAAGATGGACGAAGTTGCTAAGGGGGCTAAAATTTCCAAAGGACTGACCTATTTTTACTTCAAAAATAAAGAAGATCTCTACATGGCTGTTACCCGAAAAGCTTTTGAAGGATTGAAGGATGTATTTCGAGATGTGTTCAGAACAAAAAATAAAAATGGACTTCAAATGCTTGTTGATTTGGTCCAAAAATACTTGGACTACAGTCAGGAAAACAGAATGTATTATCAAGCCATCTTGAATTTTATGGGTATGTTAAATTTGTACAACAATCTTGAATTAAGAAAATCTATTGATCCATTAATATTAGAAAGCGAACATTTTCAAAAACTACTTGACATTCATCATGATTGTGGGAAATTCGGAATTCAGATGGTTTCCTTGGGTATCAAAGATGGCAGTATCAGACCTGAATTACAGCCAGAAATTACTTTTTATACCATTTGGAGTATGCTTATCGGCTATGAAAGACTGAGTGGACCTGTGAATTATGAAAACAAAGAAATCAAGATCCACATTGATAATTGGAAGCCAGGATTTATTCGTTTGATGCAAGATATGCTAAAAGGAAGCATCCAAGCTTCCCGTCCAAATGTGGTTCAGGGAAGTCTCTTTTAACAAATTTCATTTATGGAAAATCAAGATTTTCAAATAGTACCTTATACTGATAATCTAAGAAATCAACTTATTAATGTGTGGGAAAGGTCTGTTTTAGCAAAGCATTCATTTTTAAAACCCAATGATTCTGAGAATGAAATTAGATCAATT is drawn from Belliella baltica DSM 15883 and contains these coding sequences:
- a CDS encoding formylglycine-generating enzyme family protein — translated: MRYFNFFLVFVCCGLLACENSIQNGNVAVEVSNESKKMDGMVLIQGGDFSMGTNDLNSYPSERPAVLRKVESFWMDETEVTNKQFAAFVEATGYVTVAERKPDWEEMKQTLPPGTPKPDESLLVAGSLVFVAPDQAVSLDDISQWWQWVPGAYWKQPEGPGSDIQGKENHPVVHIALEDAEAYATWAGKRLPTEAEWEYAAKGGNNSRFPWGDELNPSGSFRANTFQGEFPYQNEGIDGFEGAAPVRSFAGNDFGLYDMIGNVWELTSDWFDAAAFMREKALAPALDTSISKCYNPENPYAIEKVIKGGSFLCADDYCINYRPSARRGQDVYSGTSNVGFRCVKDV
- a CDS encoding sensor histidine kinase produces the protein MKDKILPFRQIEWWVVTFLFVSIILSNVLSSPTFSLNYEQGAIYFAKIFIPLIFLATFYLFHIKVFPTYIKDGKTAKFIIYTILIFLGSFISIGAFSVNARFTDDFILPFYFNSLSIYAGYGALTYILNQLLIKKENNLTYAYNVLRSILIYIFVVIFLIQFQRIAGEFVAILFVFIIPSLIGLIFYNFFLIYGMQKQNRKGEATAYLVLLLCIIAGIFITIAIVEQAGEALIAGLILIIAIVAIIFPVSNFFFRKYDNYLGQLDSLTVKVGQGTANMAFLRSQINPHFLFNALNTLYGTALQENGERTAEGIQKLGDMMRFMLHENNQDKIPVIREKEYLVNYVDLQNLRIKEQENIEILFSQSEENCPGEIAPMLLIPFVENAFKHGISFQKKSWIKIGLRCLDGSVHLDVNNSIHRSNDEDPEKKSSGIGLENVKQRLKLLYPDKHELIIRENELEYFVHLSVKL
- a CDS encoding LytR/AlgR family response regulator transcription factor, which gives rise to MLTAIAIDDEPMALEVVKAHASKVPFLELKEIFTDAIKALEYLKSNQVDLIFLDIKMPDISGLELAILIPKETMVVFTTAYSEHAVKSFELDAIDYLLKPFNLSRFLKSCQKAQELFDLKNGQKPSSDSIFIKTGSEQVKINFDELLICEANGNYVNFHLKEHKILSRMTLSETELLLPSHFIKTHRSYLVNTDKIEKIERHQVSLQGKHAPVSNGFYDDLLDKLNKP
- a CDS encoding AI-2E family transporter; this translates as MSSIDIKPIQKVAYSFLLFILIIVIMKEGSVILLPLVWGAFFAFALYPISNWLEEKRVPRSFSIAITLISITATAVALLYILTDQVVGLIKDIPEIRASFETKINSYLKEIERAIGLGSDIPLEFSFLSQKKLESALFGAGRSLVLVGIIPLFIFLMLYYRDFFVEFLKRRSSKESPSILNFIKDSGKVIQNYLFGMLIVTFIVSLMAGVVLYLLGVKYFLLFAVFVSVMNLIPFVGVFLSSLLLILYVLLTTDSLFYPLATMLLLWMIQLVENNLITPLVVGARVKVNAFAVILAILLGGYIWGISGMILFIPMVGLLKIIFERIPSLAAYGYLLGDDYPVVEKNENFFKKIFKRFSKKNDV
- a CDS encoding DEAD/DEAH box helicase, whose product is MNFNSFNFEASLQEGLDAMGFEKPTPVQEMAIPIILEGRDIIACAQTGTGKTAAFILPVLNKIAKSGENKLNTLVLAPTRELAIQIDQQIQGFAYFLGISSIPIYGGGDGLVWEQQKRALEQGAEIVVATPGRLIALLAGGKINLDSLQHLILDEADRMLDMGFSDDLLTIVNYLPKNRQTILFSATMPPKIRQFSKKLLNNPEEISLSLGKTAEGVTQTAYLAYDTQKEDLVKHILRQKDYEAVIIFASTKDKVKSLFKVLKKDFEVEAFHSDLEQVEREQIMSRFKNRNLRILVGTDIISRGIDVVGIELVINFDTPNDPEDYVHRVGRTARADSKGEAITFINEKDKFKFNNIEKLIGMEIEKVPLPEGFESGPSYSASSSSNSRGDFKKEKKSSSSGYKKSNQPKTEQKPNRRPRENTAQSHVVRDPENPDTPSGFKPRQNPKVEKSPEFQEKPTTSKYGTRKNVID
- a CDS encoding DoxX family protein gives rise to the protein MYSFFLYLMSGLYVLAGVMHFLKPKMYLRIIPPYIPNPKLMNLLAGAFEILFGLGLLFAQTRTYAAFGIIILLIAVFPANLYMYQKGAKGIPKWALLLRLPLQFGLIAWAYLYT
- a CDS encoding gamma-glutamyltransferase family protein, with the protein product MKQIFTLLFCFCIFSNSFSQTQKPQLHGKHWMAITGKPLGATAGATTFAKGGNAVDAACAMLGAVCTMWDVLSWGGETQALIYNPNTGKVIAINAMGYAPTDATPEFFKEKDMNYPPEFGPLAATTPGTPGGLMTMLAEYGTMSLAEVLAPAMEMAKGYPIEAQAANSIEAQKNRIKDWPYSKKVFLPHLGEEREAPYPGEVFVQEDLYQTLSKLVETEKEALAAGKSRKEAIYAAYERFYKGDIAKEIVRGTREQGGLFTEQDLANWKVKIEEPLSVNYKGIDVYKLQEWTQGPALLQSLNILENFDLKSMGYNSANYINTVYQAMSLAFSDRDFYYGDPDFGPKSPMNGLLSKAYAKERAKLITENNDPKIGPGDPYPFQGESNPFMNLLKTRNDVLAYDRPELPIQGLDDPFLEHFLKGTTTIQAADEEGWVVSITPSGGWIPAVIAGNTGVGLSQRMQSFVLDEKLNPFNVLEPNKRPRVTLTPSMALKDGKPFLSFAVQGGDTQDQDLLQMFLNIVEFDMTVQEAAEAANIHSYQMQSSFGAHESKPGSITLNTEVPSWVRNNLKKRGYKMDFQNRTSGPLNAIWFDWKHGTFWGGSSNHGEDYGIAW
- the tyrS gene encoding tyrosine--tRNA ligase, with amino-acid sequence MNNFIEELRWRGMLQDMTPEIEEHLNKGMASAYLGFDPTADSLHIGHLVGVMTLLHFQKAGHKPFALVGGATGMIGDPSFKSAERNLLDKATLDHNIASIKTQLGKFLDFNQGSENKAELVNNHDWMAEFSFLDFIREVGKHITVNYMMAKDSVKRRLEDGNGLSFTEFTYQLIQGYDFYHLWKNNNVSIQLGGSDQWGNIVTGTEMIRRMGGGSAYALTVPLITKADGTKFGKTEGGSVWLDPEKTSPYAFYQFWLNVSDEDASKYIRIFTTLDQNTVEHLEKEHQEAPHLRALQKEIAKQVTIMVHSEQDYEMALKASSILFGKSSTEDLASLDERTFLQVFDGVPQVQISKAEYDATGNVLDLLAEKAGNAIFPSKGEGRKMIQGGGVSINKEKIMDPNAAVEANLLQNKYLLIQKGKKNYYIIEVN
- a CDS encoding TetR/AcrR family transcriptional regulator → MGAQERTQREKAILESAIKLFNEKGYHATKMDEVAKGAKISKGLTYFYFKNKEDLYMAVTRKAFEGLKDVFRDVFRTKNKNGLQMLVDLVQKYLDYSQENRMYYQAILNFMGMLNLYNNLELRKSIDPLILESEHFQKLLDIHHDCGKFGIQMVSLGIKDGSIRPELQPEITFYTIWSMLIGYERLSGPVNYENKEIKIHIDNWKPGFIRLMQDMLKGSIQASRPNVVQGSLF